Genomic DNA from Planctomycetota bacterium:
CCTCGTGATGGTCGGCCGAGGCGATGCCGGCAGTCAGCAGCGTCGCGGCGAGAAGACAGATCAGGTTCATGAGCGGTTCCTCAGGAGCAGGGCGAGCCCGGCAATGCCGACAAGGCCGGCCGAGGCGGGTTCGGGAATGACGGTGAGCAGCCAGGCGTCGAGCAGCGCGGTGCTCTGCCCGCCGAAGCCGAACTCGGTTCGCAGGATGCCGAAGTCACCCAGGTCGACGACGCCGTCCGCGTTGAAGTCACCGTCGCGGAAACCGACGAGCGCGTCGTTCCGGCCGAAGTTGGCACGCAGGATGCCAAAGTCTTCAAGGTTGACGCGATCGTCGCGATTCGCATCGGCCGCCCGGCCCGGTGCGGTCAGCGGGTGCAGGGCCCGGCCGACGGTGTCGACGTCGTAGTAGTCGGCGACGAGGTCGAGGTAGCCGCCCGGATCAAGCAGGCCGTTGGAGTACCAGAAGCTGTGGCCGTACGCGTCGTCCTGGTCGAGCCGCTGAAGCTTTTGCAGGATGTCCGCCCAAGGCGTGTCGGGCCCGCTGCCCTTGATCCGCAGACCGGCTCCGGTGATGTCCGCGTCGTCGCCCGCGGCGTTTAGCTGCTTGGGCCACTCGAAAGCGAAGCTGCCGAAGTTGTCGCGGTAAACCTGCGGCATGTACTCGTCGAACAGCTCCAGATCTGCCCACTCGCTCCAGTCGGCAGCGAAGTTGTTCACGCTGAACGGGAAGACCGACGGCGAGGCAGAGACGAACACGTCCGGCTCGGCCGCGCGAATATCGGCGACCATCTCCTGTGCGAACTCGGTGATCTTCTCCGCACGCCAGCTGACGAAGTGCGCGTCCCGCGGATTGCTCGGCAGGTTGCGCCCGGTCTCGGCCAAGTACGCGTCGCGCGTCACGCCGTCGTAGCCGAACTCGACAGGCCAGGCGAGGCGATCGTCGAACTGGATGCCGTCGAGTCCGTAGATGCGCACCGCATCGATCGCCATGCCGGTCAGCAGCTCGCGGACC
This window encodes:
- a CDS encoding family 10 glycosylhydrolase, with amino-acid sequence MYPRTSLIALLAAGSVAAAQPTPEVRATWLTTTSSNALDANQIPTTMSRLKDAGLNTVYVEAWKNGYTNFRSPTLDNLLGSPGAGLNPFNGVGDILQRTSAAAREEQLVHVAWMEYGLAAQFGFPSNPLATHARDNGWLLTDKNGGFTNSSNSFTWMNPLVPEVRELLTGMAIDAVRIYGLDGIQFDDRLAWPVEFGYDGVTRDAYLAETGRNLPSNPRDAHFVSWRAEKITEFAQEMVADIRAAEPDVFVSASPSVFPFSVNNFAADWSEWADLELFDEYMPQVYRDNFGSFAFEWPKQLNAAGDDADITGAGLRIKGSGPDTPWADILQKLQRLDQDDAYGHSFWYSNGLLDPGGYLDLVADYYDVDTVGRALHPLTAPGRAADANRDDRVNLEDFGILRANFGRNDALVGFRDGDFNADGVVDLGDFGILRTEFGFGGQSTALLDAWLLTVIPEPASAGLVGIAGLALLLRNRS